CGCTGGGCCAGTGCTGGACCTGGTTCCAGAGCGCCATGGGGGAACTGAAGGGCTTCGTGGCGGAGATCCCCGCCCTGTTCATCGCCGGCCTGAAGTCGCTGGAGCTGGCGGACATCGTGTTGGTGCCGCGGGCCTTCGCGAAGCTGGCCAAGGTGTTTGGCAACTTCCTGGGCCGGTTCGTGACCTGGGCCGGGCAGGCCATGTGGAACCTGCTGGAGATCATCTTCAAGGTGGTGAACCCGGGGGCGCTGGAGTATGTGAAGAAGACCGGCGCGGCGCTCAAGAGCATCCTGCAGAACCCGATGCCCTTCCTGGGCAACCTGATCGCCGCGGGCAAGGGCGGGTTCTCGGCGTTCTCCGGGAACTTCCTGAGCCATCTGAAGAAAGGCCTGATCGACTGGCTCACCGGCTCGCTGGACGGCGTCTATATCCCCAAGGCGCTGACGTTGGGCGAGGTGGTGAAGTTCGTGTTCTCGGTGCTGGGCCTGACCTGGCAGCGCTTCCGGGTGAAGATCGTCAAGGCCTTCGGCGAGACCACGGCGGTGGCGATGGAGAAGGGCTTCGACATCGTGATGACGCTGGTCAACGAGGGCCCGGCCGCAGCGTGGGAGAAGATCAAGTCGGAGCTGGAAGGGTTGAAGGATCAGGTCATCGAGGGCATCAAGGGCCTGGTGATCGAGGCGGTGGTGACCAAGGGCATTCCGAAGCTGGTGGCGATGTTCATTCCCGGCGCCGGCTTCATCGGCGCCATCGTGTCGATCTACGACACGGTGATGGTGGTGGTGAATCAGGTGTCCAAGATCATCGCGGTGGTGAAGTCCTTCGTCGATTCGATCGTCAACATCGCCAACGGCAACATCGGCAGCGCGATCGAGAAGGTGGAATCGGTGCTGGCCTCCGGACTGTCCCTGGCGATCAACTTCTTCGCCGCCTTCGCCGGGCTGGGCAAGGTGGCGCAGAAGATCAACGGCGTGATCCAGAAGATTCGCGCGCCAGTGGACAAGGCGATGGATTCGCTGATCGGCTGGATCAAGAAGATGGCCAAGAGCTTCATCGACAAGCTCGCAGGCAAGGACGCGCCGCCGGAGGAGAAGCAGAAGCGGGTGGAGAAGGCGGCTGCGGCGGGCTTGAAGGCTGTGACCAAGTTCTCCGGCAAGGTGGTCGGCGATGCGGTGCTCAAGCCGATCCTGCTGGGCATCAAGCTGATCCATCGCGTCACGACGTTGGTGCCGGTGAAGGAGGGCGACTATTGGTCCATCCGTGCCGAGATCAATCCGGTCAAGACGGTGAAGACCTCGGTCAAGGCCGGAAAGAACACGGCGGAGATGGAGGTGGGCTACGAGCCGGATTGGCCGCTGGATGAATTCCGGTCCAAGGCCAATGCGATCAAGCGGGCCGCGGAGGGCAAGACCGCCAACCAGGCCGCAACGCTCGGTTTCGTGGCCGGCAGCACCACCCAGCGGCAGTCCACCAAGCCGCTTCGCCAGGGCGGGCAGGATGCCTTCCGCTCGGAGATCCACGCGTACATTGACCAGATCAAGGTGAAAGCCGATCAGAACGCCGCCCGAACCTTGATGGGTCAACTGCAGGCGGACCATCAGCAGGAGCTTCAGATGGGCGGCACTGACACCGCGGCCAACATGGCGATGATCGAAAGCCGGATGAATTCGCAGATGGGCGCGATGTGGCGTGGCCAATTGAAGGACCTGGAGGCCAACACCAAGATCACGAAGGTGAAGATCGAAACCAAGACTGGCACTGCGAAGGGCCAGAACCATCGAGCGAGCGGTGCCGCGGCCACCTTGCAGGCGTTGCTGCTCAAGCATGCCGCAGCGCTCGGTACCAAGCCGACGGTCATTCGGCGTTGGTTCAAATTGTGAGGAACTCACCCATGACAGACGACGAGCACGACCAA
The Roseateles amylovorans genome window above contains:
- a CDS encoding eCIS core domain-containing protein; the encoded protein is MAVAHAAALRASAQAKAQQSAARAANVRRPPVSPAQSAASAASRGSSLLLPSTLQTAMQVSSPADPAEREAVSVASQIVRMAPPQAAGIRRSASVSPASSGATAARAPAVAVGIARSASTLLSLSPSMVHRAGRDGGGAVSAPVAAEIRASAGGGQALPAPVRAYMEPRFRADFSPVRLHTDARSAALAAQLGARAFTVGRDIHFARDAYQPDSPSGRELIAHELTHTIQQRAAPQVGPVHREAATEVGPAVSTSEPVQVHRLGWDTALNFFADKANLLPGFRMLTIVLGRNPINNTAVEASPGNVFRAIVEFIPGATVVTEAISNAGIFDKVANWAYGQLKSVMAALGSLGSAVLGYVKSLGASDLLSPGAAIDRGIHLVTDPINQIKSVVAGFIGAILDFIKEAILRPLGKLAEGTPSYDLLKGVMGEDPVTGEPVTDSADLMVGGFMKIIGQEEIYANIKKSGALGQCWTWFQSAMGELKGFVAEIPALFIAGLKSLELADIVLVPRAFAKLAKVFGNFLGRFVTWAGQAMWNLLEIIFKVVNPGALEYVKKTGAALKSILQNPMPFLGNLIAAGKGGFSAFSGNFLSHLKKGLIDWLTGSLDGVYIPKALTLGEVVKFVFSVLGLTWQRFRVKIVKAFGETTAVAMEKGFDIVMTLVNEGPAAAWEKIKSELEGLKDQVIEGIKGLVIEAVVTKGIPKLVAMFIPGAGFIGAIVSIYDTVMVVVNQVSKIIAVVKSFVDSIVNIANGNIGSAIEKVESVLASGLSLAINFFAAFAGLGKVAQKINGVIQKIRAPVDKAMDSLIGWIKKMAKSFIDKLAGKDAPPEEKQKRVEKAAAAGLKAVTKFSGKVVGDAVLKPILLGIKLIHRVTTLVPVKEGDYWSIRAEINPVKTVKTSVKAGKNTAEMEVGYEPDWPLDEFRSKANAIKRAAEGKTANQAATLGFVAGSTTQRQSTKPLRQGGQDAFRSEIHAYIDQIKVKADQNAARTLMGQLQADHQQELQMGGTDTAANMAMIESRMNSQMGAMWRGQLKDLEANTKITKVKIETKTGTAKGQNHRASGAAATLQALLLKHAAALGTKPTVIRRWFKL